From the genome of Streptomyces sp. SID8374:
TGCCGACGGTGCTCAACACCGACCCGGAGAAGCGGGTGCTCGCCCAGGGGCTGGTGGAGCTGGCCTCCAGCCAGGGGTACAAGGGCGACTACTCGGGCCTCTTCGCGGGCCTGGTGATCGCGATGCTCCCGGTGCTGGCGGCGTACATCATCTTCCAGCGCCAGGTCGTCTCCGGTCTGACCGCGGGCGCGCTCAAGTAGGTCACGCGTCAGCAGAAGAAGGTCACATATCCACAACGGCCCGGTGCCCCGGCGGAGATCATCTCCACCGGGGCACCGGGCCGTTGCGGGGTGCGCGCCGGTGCTCAGGTCTTGACGGAAGGCACCCCCGAACGGTCAGCTTAGAGTTCACATGTTGGAGGAAGCCGGGGTGTCATCGCTGCTGCCCCGGCCGGGGTGGTCCTCTGGGCCGCCCGCCAAGGGCAGGAGTGGATGAGTCGATGGAGACTCCCGGGTCGCAGACATCGCTGCACAGGGCCAATCTGGAGCGGGTCGTACGCGCCGTACGGATGGCGGGGTCGCTCACCCAGGCGGAGATCGCCCGGAGCACCGGCCTCTCCGCGGCCACGGTCTCCAATATCGTCCGGGAGCTGAAGGACGGCGGGACGGTCGAGGTGACGCCCACCTCGGCGGGCGGCCGGCGGGCCCGCAGCGTCTCCCTCAGCGGGGACGCGGGCATCGTCATCGGGGTCGACTTCGGCCACACCCACCTGCGGGTCGCCGTCGGCAACCTGGCCCACCAGGTGCTGGCCGAGGAGTCCGAGCCGCTGGATGTCGACGCCTCCTCCGCGGAGGGGTTCGACCGGGCCGAAGTGCTGGTCAACCGGCTGATCGAGGCCACCGGGATAGGCCCGGACAAGATCATCGGCATCGGTCTCGGTGTGCCGGGCCCCATCGACGTCGAGTCCGGAACGCTGGGCTCCACCTCGATCCTGCCGGGCTGGACGGGCATCAACCCCAGCGAGGAGCTCTCCGGCCGCCTCGGCGTCCCGGTGTACGTCGACAACGACGCCAACCTCGGAGCCCTGGGCGAGCTGGTCTGGGGGAGCGGGCGGGGCGTCAAGGACCTCGCGTACATCAAGGTCGCCAGCGGGGTCGGCGCCGGTCTGGTGATCGACGGGACCATCTACCGGGGCCCCGGCGGCACGGCCGGCGAGATCGGCCACATCACCCTGGACGAGTCCGGCCCGGTCTGCCGCTGCGGCAACCGCGGCTGCCTGGAGACCTTCACCGCCGCGCGCTACGTGCTGCCGCTGCTCCAGCCCAGCCACGGCCCCGGGCTCACCATGGAGCGGGTGGTCCAGCTGGCCCGTGAGGGCGATCCGGGGTGCCGCCGGGTGATCGGGGACGTCGGCCGCCACATAGGCAGCGGCGTCGCCAACCTGTGCAACCTGCTCAACCCCAGCCGGGTCGTCCTCGGCGGCTCGCTGGCGGAGGCCGGGGAGCTGGTCCTGGGGCCCATACGGGACTCCGTGTCGCGTTACGCGATACCCAGCGCGGCCCGGCAGCTCTCGGTGCTCCCCGGGGCCCTGGGCGGCCGTGCCGAGGTGCTGGGCGCCCTGGCCCT
Proteins encoded in this window:
- a CDS encoding ROK family transcriptional regulator, whose translation is METPGSQTSLHRANLERVVRAVRMAGSLTQAEIARSTGLSAATVSNIVRELKDGGTVEVTPTSAGGRRARSVSLSGDAGIVIGVDFGHTHLRVAVGNLAHQVLAEESEPLDVDASSAEGFDRAEVLVNRLIEATGIGPDKIIGIGLGVPGPIDVESGTLGSTSILPGWTGINPSEELSGRLGVPVYVDNDANLGALGELVWGSGRGVKDLAYIKVASGVGAGLVIDGTIYRGPGGTAGEIGHITLDESGPVCRCGNRGCLETFTAARYVLPLLQPSHGPGLTMERVVQLAREGDPGCRRVIGDVGRHIGSGVANLCNLLNPSRVVLGGSLAEAGELVLGPIRDSVSRYAIPSAARQLSVLPGALGGRAEVLGALALVLSEMGDSTLLESTLPAATPAFT